One genomic segment of Fusobacterium mortiferum ATCC 9817 includes these proteins:
- a CDS encoding UxaA family hydrolase, with translation MKINAVVIDKKDNVAVAIETVKKGEVVAYKLDNETVSLEALTDVQIYHKLASKDIKKGEPVVKYGEHIGIAGRDIQKGEHVHVHNVESHREEL, from the coding sequence ATGAAAATAAATGCTGTAGTAATTGATAAAAAAGATAATGTAGCTGTAGCAATAGAAACAGTAAAAAAAGGAGAAGTGGTAGCTTATAAATTAGATAATGAAACTGTTTCTTTAGAAGCTTTAACAGATGTTCAAATTTATCATAAATTAGCAAGTAAAGACATAAAAAAAGGTGAGCCAGTAGTTAAGTATGGAGAACATATTGGTATAGCTGGAAGAGATATACAAAAGGGTGAACATGTACATGTACATAATGTAGAAAGTCATAGGGAAGAACTTTAA
- a CDS encoding 2-keto-3-deoxygluconate permease, whose amino-acid sequence MILKFLRKVPAGMMIVPLLIGSFMNTFFPEALKIGSFTTATFSSAGAATAMGIQLFCLGTTLQLADMPKVVKRGGILLVSKFIIGAAIGIAVGKMFGFAGVCGLTTLAIISAVTNSNGSVYLALMKTYGDTTDCAAMALLALNDGPLLTLIALGASGLANVPFMALVATVIPIIVGMIIGNLDKSMRDFMAPAGDILIPFVGFTLGAGINLSNVLKGGVPGIVLGLISVFVGGAFIVFCDRVIGRRPGYAGWAVATTAGNAVAVPAAVGIIDPAWAPYVGGATTQVAAAVVVTAILAPLMTNYWAKKYGCPQFDKIKEEMN is encoded by the coding sequence ATGATATTAAAATTTTTAAGAAAAGTTCCAGCAGGAATGATGATTGTTCCACTTTTAATTGGGTCTTTTATGAATACTTTTTTTCCAGAAGCTTTGAAGATAGGATCTTTTACAACTGCAACATTTTCAAGTGCAGGAGCAGCAACAGCAATGGGAATTCAATTATTTTGTTTGGGAACTACTTTGCAATTAGCAGATATGCCAAAAGTTGTTAAACGTGGAGGGATATTATTAGTTTCTAAATTTATAATAGGTGCAGCTATAGGAATAGCGGTAGGAAAAATGTTTGGTTTTGCTGGAGTTTGTGGATTAACAACATTAGCAATAATAAGTGCAGTTACTAATAGTAATGGAAGTGTATATTTAGCATTGATGAAAACTTATGGAGATACTACAGATTGTGCTGCGATGGCTCTTCTAGCGTTGAATGATGGACCATTATTAACATTAATAGCACTAGGAGCATCAGGACTAGCTAATGTACCATTTATGGCATTAGTAGCTACAGTAATTCCTATAATTGTAGGAATGATAATAGGAAATCTTGATAAATCTATGAGAGATTTTATGGCTCCAGCTGGAGATATTTTAATACCATTTGTTGGATTTACATTAGGAGCAGGAATAAACCTAAGTAATGTTTTAAAAGGTGGAGTTCCAGGAATAGTATTAGGATTAATATCAGTATTTGTAGGAGGAGCTTTTATAGTATTTTGTGATAGAGTAATAGGAAGAAGACCTGGATATGCAGGTTGGGCAGTAGCAACAACAGCTGGAAATGCAGTAGCAGTACCCGCAGCAGTAGGAATAATAGATCCTGCTTGGGCTCCATATGTAGGAGGAGCTACAACTCAGGTAGCAGCAGCAGTAGTAGTAACAGCAATATTAGCTCCATTAATGACAAATTATTGGGCAAAAAAATATGGTTGTCCACAATTTGATAAAATAAAAGAAGAAATGAATTAA
- a CDS encoding iron-containing alcohol dehydrogenase, whose product MIYYIPPINLLGKGCLKDLVQPLKNLKCKKAFVVSDKFLTNNGTVEKVTNILKEANLEFTVYNDVKPNPTVTNVENGYKILVEEKCDIVITIGGGSPQDCGKAIAVLATNGGSIKDYEGINKTSNKSLPIVAITTTAGTSAEVTINYVITDEERHVKMIMVDTNSLAAITVNDPELMLEKPAALTAATGMDALTHAIEAVVAKGAMDVTNCTALYAIKEIFDYLPTAVKNGHDVNAREQMCYSCFLNGIAFSNAGLGNVHAMAHQLGGLYDLPHGVCNAMLLPIVEEENAKHVPEKFRPIAKVIGLDTENKTDKECVDFVINKIKLLSEEVGIPKSLKEVGVDNPDFELLAENSMKDACAGANPVFFSKETLIELFKKIS is encoded by the coding sequence ATGATTTATTATATTCCACCAATTAACTTATTAGGAAAAGGATGTTTAAAAGATTTAGTTCAACCCTTAAAAAATTTAAAATGTAAAAAAGCATTTGTAGTAAGTGATAAATTTCTAACAAATAATGGAACTGTTGAGAAAGTAACAAATATTTTAAAAGAAGCTAATTTAGAATTTACAGTTTATAATGATGTAAAACCAAATCCAACTGTAACTAATGTTGAAAATGGATATAAAATTTTAGTTGAAGAAAAATGTGATATTGTTATTACAATAGGTGGAGGATCCCCTCAAGATTGTGGAAAAGCTATTGCTGTATTAGCTACTAATGGTGGAAGTATAAAAGATTATGAAGGAATTAATAAAACTTCTAATAAATCTCTTCCAATTGTTGCTATAACTACTACTGCTGGAACTTCTGCTGAAGTTACTATTAACTATGTTATTACTGATGAAGAAAGACATGTAAAAATGATTATGGTTGATACTAACTCGCTTGCAGCAATAACTGTAAACGATCCTGAATTAATGTTAGAAAAACCAGCTGCTTTAACTGCTGCTACTGGAATGGATGCTTTAACTCATGCTATTGAAGCAGTTGTAGCAAAAGGAGCTATGGATGTCACTAATTGTACTGCACTTTATGCTATTAAAGAAATTTTTGATTATCTTCCTACTGCAGTTAAAAATGGACATGATGTTAATGCAAGAGAACAAATGTGCTACTCTTGTTTCCTAAATGGAATAGCATTTAGTAATGCTGGACTTGGAAATGTTCATGCTATGGCTCATCAATTAGGTGGACTATATGATTTACCTCATGGTGTTTGTAATGCTATGTTACTTCCAATTGTTGAAGAAGAAAATGCTAAACATGTTCCTGAAAAATTTAGACCAATTGCAAAAGTTATAGGATTAGATACTGAAAATAAAACTGATAAAGAATGTGTTGATTTTGTAATTAATAAAATTAAATTATTATCTGAAGAAGTAGGAATCCCTAAATCACTTAAGGAAGTTGGAGTAGATAATCCTGATTTTGAATTATTAGCAGAAAATTCTATGAAGGATGCTTGTGCAGGAGCAAACCCTGTATTCTTCTCTAAAGAAACATTAATTGAACTTTTCAAAAAAATATCTTAA
- a CDS encoding fumarylacetoacetate hydrolase family protein, which translates to MKFIRFIVNNIEKIGVLDKSEKNIIELFTTNKNKRDSMIEFIEEIDDKVLKNIKSKIDNEIGKYKVDEVEICSPIRKPIHDIICVGVNYRKHLIETQEKFDNSFKTPEKTVYFSKRASEIIGTNQSIKSRLDLDEKLDYEVELAVIIGKAGKNIAEKEAEKYIFGYSIFNDISSRGLQKEHIQWYRGKSIDTYSTMGPVILHKSLVPHPLELKICSEVNDEIRQNSNTKYMLSNVSKIISEISNGITLEPGDIIITGTPDGVGLGYNPPKFLKKEDIVKCKIEKIGELINKVE; encoded by the coding sequence ATGAAATTTATAAGATTTATAGTAAATAATATAGAAAAAATAGGAGTATTAGACAAAAGTGAAAAAAATATTATAGAACTTTTTACTACAAACAAAAATAAAAGAGATTCAATGATTGAGTTCATCGAGGAAATCGATGATAAAGTATTAAAAAATATAAAAAGTAAAATAGATAATGAAATTGGAAAATATAAAGTTGATGAAGTAGAAATTTGCTCTCCTATAAGAAAGCCAATTCATGATATTATTTGTGTTGGAGTAAATTATAGAAAACATTTAATAGAAACTCAAGAGAAATTTGATAATTCATTTAAAACTCCTGAAAAAACTGTTTATTTTTCAAAAAGAGCTAGTGAAATAATAGGAACGAACCAATCTATTAAAAGTAGGTTAGATCTAGATGAGAAGCTAGATTATGAAGTAGAATTAGCAGTAATTATAGGAAAAGCAGGAAAAAATATAGCTGAAAAAGAGGCAGAAAAATATATTTTTGGATATTCAATATTTAATGATATTTCGTCAAGAGGTTTACAAAAAGAACATATTCAATGGTATAGAGGAAAAAGTATAGATACTTATTCTACTATGGGACCAGTAATTTTACATAAATCATTAGTTCCACATCCACTAGAATTAAAGATTTGTAGTGAAGTTAATGATGAAATTAGACAAAATTCTAATACTAAGTATATGCTGTCTAATGTTTCAAAAATAATTTCAGAGATATCTAATGGAATAACTTTAGAGCCAGGAGATATTATTATAACAGGAACTCCAGATGGAGTGGGATTAGGATATAATCCACCTAAATTTTTAAAAAAAGAAGATATTGTAAAATGTAAAATAGAAAAAATAGGAGAATTAATAAATAAAGTAGAATAA
- a CDS encoding IclR family transcriptional regulator, with translation MKNKEHNPTLRVLNILETLASNPEGLTLTQIAEIINSPKSTILPIIHTMANRKFIFFNEKTYTYTIGISSFCVGSSYTSNMNALQFIKSEMEYVVKKTDEICQMGILDGGEVLYVAKVDSTNPIRILSSVGKKLPAYCTALGKAMLFNYSKEELNNLYPEGFKAYTKNTITDFDILYKQLEEIKQTKVATEYGEVNEDSSCISVPLTNNNKIIAAISVSTPSFRLTQEKSEQIISYLLNAKNKIEIFFKEHDINDSQLILNR, from the coding sequence TTGAAAAATAAAGAACATAATCCAACATTAAGAGTTTTAAATATTTTAGAAACTCTTGCATCTAATCCTGAAGGATTAACATTAACTCAAATTGCTGAAATAATTAATTCACCAAAAAGTACGATATTACCAATAATTCATACAATGGCTAATAGAAAATTTATCTTCTTCAATGAAAAAACTTATACTTATACAATTGGAATAAGTTCATTTTGTGTAGGTTCTTCTTATACAAGTAACATGAATGCATTACAATTTATAAAATCAGAAATGGAATATGTAGTCAAAAAAACTGATGAAATATGTCAAATGGGAATATTAGATGGTGGAGAAGTACTTTATGTAGCCAAAGTTGATTCTACTAATCCTATTAGAATTTTGTCTTCAGTTGGAAAAAAACTTCCTGCTTACTGTACTGCTCTTGGAAAAGCTATGTTGTTTAATTATTCAAAAGAAGAGTTGAATAACCTATATCCTGAAGGTTTTAAAGCATATACAAAAAATACAATTACAGATTTTGATATTTTATATAAACAACTTGAAGAAATAAAACAAACAAAAGTTGCTACTGAATATGGTGAAGTAAATGAAGATTCTAGCTGTATTAGTGTGCCTTTGACTAATAATAATAAAATTATTGCGGCTATTAGTGTTAGTACACCATCTTTTAGATTAACACAAGAAAAATCGGAACAAATAATTAGTTATTTATTAAACGCTAAGAATAAAATTGAAATATTTTTTAAAGAACATGATATTAATGATTCTCAATTAATTTTAAATAGATAA
- a CDS encoding UxaA family hydrolase: MKFLGYRRPDGKVGIRNKIFILPASVCASDTTRIIASQIEGAVTFNNQNGCSQVAGDQQLTMDVMAGMAANPNVYGIIVVSLGCENCQMDLVVDAIRERTNKPMETFIIQENGGTITTIERAVRAGRRMAQEASMQQREECDISELIIGTECGGSDPTSGLASNVLIGELSDRLVELGSTSILSETTEFIGAEHILASRAKNEEVKERIYDIVHRYEKALQLVGEEVREGNPSPGNIAGGITTLEEKSLGCIHKGGHSVVNAVFDYGKPVTEKGLVIMDTPGNDPSSVAGMVAGGAQIIVFSTGRGTPTGNPISPVIKITGNKITFENMKDNIDIDASPVIYGPQTLKELGNELLEEVLKVANGKQTKAETLGYTETAIARLCNYV, encoded by the coding sequence ATGAAATTTTTAGGATATAGAAGACCAGATGGAAAAGTAGGAATCAGAAATAAAATATTTATATTACCAGCAAGTGTTTGTGCTTCAGATACAACTAGAATAATTGCTTCACAAATTGAAGGGGCAGTAACTTTTAATAACCAAAATGGTTGTTCACAAGTAGCAGGAGATCAACAATTAACTATGGATGTAATGGCTGGAATGGCAGCAAATCCAAATGTTTATGGAATCATAGTAGTATCTTTAGGTTGTGAAAATTGTCAAATGGATTTAGTTGTAGATGCTATTAGAGAAAGAACAAATAAACCAATGGAAACATTTATAATTCAAGAAAATGGTGGAACAATCACAACAATAGAAAGAGCAGTACGTGCTGGAAGAAGAATGGCTCAAGAAGCTTCTATGCAACAAAGAGAAGAGTGTGATATTTCAGAATTAATAATAGGAACAGAATGTGGTGGTTCAGATCCAACTAGTGGTCTCGCATCTAATGTATTAATTGGAGAATTAAGTGATCGTTTAGTAGAGTTAGGATCAACTTCGATTTTATCAGAAACAACAGAATTTATAGGAGCAGAACATATATTAGCTTCAAGAGCAAAAAATGAAGAAGTAAAAGAAAGAATTTATGATATAGTACACAGATATGAAAAAGCACTTCAATTAGTCGGTGAAGAAGTAAGAGAAGGAAATCCATCTCCAGGAAATATAGCTGGTGGAATAACAACTCTTGAAGAAAAATCTTTAGGATGTATTCATAAAGGTGGACATTCAGTTGTAAATGCAGTATTTGATTATGGAAAACCAGTTACTGAAAAAGGATTAGTGATAATGGACACTCCAGGAAATGATCCTTCTTCAGTAGCAGGAATGGTTGCAGGAGGAGCTCAAATAATAGTATTCTCAACAGGAAGAGGAACACCTACAGGAAATCCAATATCACCAGTTATAAAAATAACAGGAAATAAAATAACATTTGAAAATATGAAAGATAATATTGATATTGATGCAAGTCCAGTAATTTATGGACCACAAACACTAAAGGAATTAGGAAATGAATTATTAGAAGAAGTTTTAAAAGTAGCAAATGGAAAACAAACAAAGGCTGAAACATTAGGATATACAGAAACAGCAATAGCTAGACTTTGTAACTATGTATAA
- a CDS encoding dihydrodipicolinate synthase family protein produces MKKAMFLTPVVTAFNKEGKLDAQANRNVWEHLIKGGIDGIVIMGSTGEFFSMSMEAKKELIDLATDYINKRVKLYIGTSCMTIEETVELSNYALEKGADAVMIIGPYYFSLSPESIEYYFDEVAKQVKGDIYLYNFPDRNGYDLTAEITLNLLRKNKNIVGFKDTVSEMGHTRRLLATVRDEFPEFVVLSGYDENLAHVMLSDGNGCIGGLSNLYPEVFAKWVKAINEKDMDEVTRIQKIVDRMMKIYEVGTPFIPVMKRAMTLRGINLVDYSIKPFLEVNDKQEKEIKAIIEYVEKNF; encoded by the coding sequence ATGAAAAAAGCAATGTTTTTAACACCAGTAGTAACAGCTTTTAATAAGGAAGGAAAACTAGATGCTCAGGCAAATAGAAATGTTTGGGAACACTTAATAAAAGGTGGAATAGATGGAATCGTTATAATGGGAAGTACAGGAGAATTTTTCTCAATGTCAATGGAAGCTAAAAAGGAATTAATTGATTTAGCAACTGATTATATCAATAAAAGAGTAAAATTATATATAGGAACTAGCTGTATGACAATAGAAGAAACAGTAGAGTTATCAAATTATGCATTAGAAAAAGGTGCTGATGCTGTTATGATAATAGGACCTTACTATTTTTCATTATCACCAGAAAGTATAGAATATTATTTTGATGAAGTTGCAAAACAAGTAAAAGGAGACATTTATTTGTATAACTTCCCAGACAGAAATGGATATGATTTAACTGCTGAAATTACACTAAATTTATTACGTAAAAATAAAAATATAGTAGGATTTAAAGATACTGTAAGCGAAATGGGACACACAAGAAGATTATTAGCAACTGTAAGAGATGAGTTCCCTGAGTTTGTAGTTTTATCAGGATATGATGAAAACTTAGCTCATGTTATGTTATCAGATGGAAATGGATGTATTGGAGGATTATCAAATCTTTATCCAGAAGTTTTTGCAAAATGGGTAAAAGCTATTAATGAAAAAGATATGGATGAAGTAACTAGAATACAAAAAATAGTAGATAGAATGATGAAAATTTATGAAGTGGGAACACCATTTATTCCAGTAATGAAAAGAGCTATGACATTACGTGGAATAAATTTAGTTGATTATAGTATAAAACCATTTTTAGAAGTTAATGATAAGCAAGAAAAAGAGATTAAAGCAATTATAGAATATGTTGAGAAAAATTTCTAA